Part of the Thermococcus sp. 18S1 genome, CTGGGGGAGCAGGTTGTGCTTTTTGACCTGGACGAGGAGTTCGTCGCCCTCCCTGGCACGGGGAAGGTCCTTAACCGGTATCGTACCTATGGCGCTCCCAATGTCCACGTAGACGTATCTCTCGTCCCTCTGAACGACTATTCCCTTGTAGATGCCGTACAGCTGGTAGGGAAGCTTCCGGAAGAAGACATCTATGAATTCGTCCTCGAGAACCTCCCTAACCTCCTCAACCTTCGTCCCGACGAGGATGACCCCGTGGTGGTCCTTCTTGTCGTAGACGTCAACATCGAACTCGTCGTAGGTCTTCTCGAGGTTGAAGCGCTCGACGATCCTGTTGCTCGGCTGTGAAATCCCGAATCCCCTGTCGAGGAACAGTTTGGTGAGGGCAGTGCTGTATATGCCCCTAACCCGGACTGTAACTCCTGTGTCTGTAGACACCTTCACCACCCCTCATCTTCTTTTCCACCACTCCTATGAGCGTGAGACCCTCGAGTATCTCGCCGGCGTCAGCGACACCGCTCAGCTTCTCAACGTTTCTCGCCTCAACCCAGAGCAGTCCCCTGGAGTGCCAGTCTCTCAAAGCGGCTTCAACCTTGTGAACGTCACCGGGATGAGTATAGAGCCTGAGGAGGAACCTTTTAAGGGTACCGAGTTCGGCCTCGAGCGTCTTGACCTTCCTGAGCTCCTCCATTATACCCGCGGGTACCTTTTTTTCCTTTTCGCCTCCGGTAAGGAGCGCCATTCCCTCGACCTCTGAGGTCAGCTCGCCGAGGGCCTTTCTAACGGCGTAGTCGTAGACCCTGTGAAACTGAACGAGCCTCTCCATCGCGGTCTCCAGCTTCACGCGGGAATCGTAGTCGTCCCTCGAGAGGAGGGAGAGAAGCTCCTCGAGCCGGAACTTCATTTGATGCTCGTTGCGGTAGAGCTCCTTAGCCTGCGCCTCCGCGTAGCTCCCGACCCCGCTCATCTCGCGGTAGAGGCCCGCGGCCACCTCAAGCTTCTCCCGGGACACGGTGTGAAGGGCCTTAACGGTCTCCAGAAGAGCCTCCCTGCCCTTCTCACCGTAGATAGCAGGGAATTTGTTCTCAAAAGCGGAATGAAGCGATTCCAGGCGGGAAAGTCGGGACTTAATCTCCTCAACGTTCATGGGAAAACCCCCTGGCCATAACTTGTCCCCTCCCCCTACTTGTAGTTTTCGATGAAGTCCTTCGAGTGCGTTAAACGAAAGTGCTTACCCAAAATCTTTTTTTAAGCCAAAAGGCTAATCCAAGCGGTGCTTCAGATGGTGCTCTACGACCGCTTCGGCAGACCCGCGACCAACCTCAGGATATCCCTCACCCAGGACTGCAACTACCGCTGCTTCTTCTGCCACCGCGAGGGACAGCACTTCAACGCGAGCCTTGAACTGACCCCATCGGAGATAGAGCGGCTCGTCAGGGTGGCGTCGCGCCTTGGAATAAAAAAGGTCAAACTTACCGGGGGGGAGCCCACCGTCAGGGACGATATACTTGAGATAGTGAGGCGCATAAGGCCATACGTGGTCGATCTCTCCATGACCACGAACGGGAGCAGGCTGAAGGAGCTGGCGAAGCCGCTCGCCGAAGCGGGCCTCAACCGCGTCAACGTATCCCTCCACAGCCTGAAGCCAGACGTTTACCGCAGAATCACCGGCGTCGATATGCTCGACACCGTTCTCGAGGGCATAGAGGAGGCGGTAAAGTACCTCAGCCCGGTGAAGCTCAACATGACGGTTATGAAGGGACTGAACGATGGAGAGATATGGGACATGGTGGAGTTCGCCGCGAAGACCGGGACGATACTCCAGCTCATCGAGCTTGAGGCCCCGAGGGAGATGACGGAGACCAGGTTCTTCAGGAAGTACTTCTACCCGCTCAAGCCCGTGGAGGAGCGGCTGGAGGAAATGGCCGTGGAGACCCGCGAGAGGAGGATGCACAGGAGGAAGAAGTACTTTGTCCCCACCGACCACGGCGTCGCGGAGGTCGAGGTGGTCCGGGCGATGCACAACACGGTGTTCTGCGCCAACTGCACGAGGCTCCGCGTCACGTCGGACGGGAAGTTCAAGACGTGCCTGCTGAGAAAGAATGACCTCATCGACTTCGCGACGGCCCTCAGGAACGGCGCAAGCGACGGAGAGCTCGTGGAGATATTCCGGCAGGTCGTCCTCATGAGGGAGCCGTACTGGAAATAGTTTAATACTCAGACACCCTAGAATAAGTGGTGACTGAAATCGACGCCGTGACCTTTGTGGAAGGACTCCTGCTGGCGGGTGTGTCCGGGTACCTTCTCATCAAGATTAGACTTCTCCACCGTTACGGGGAGCTCCACAAAAGGGAATACTCCATGGAGCTGTCAGTTATATTCGGCCTCTTTGTACTCGCGGGCATCGCACTCATGGTCGCGGCGGCCACTGAAAGCGCACCGCCAAGGGCTCCAGATATCGTTGCGCTAACGGCATTCATTGTCATTTCGATCCTCTCAATGAGGGAGCTCCTCAGGAAGACTCCCGGTGTCATCTCGCCCAAGGGAGTTGGAATAAAGGAATCCAGCGTCTTTCTTGTGGAGAGTGAGAACGAAGCGAAGCTCATGATGAAAACGTTCCACCTGAAGGGCGCTCCGGTGATGGCCATCAGCAGACGCCCCTACGAGGAGTGGGTTTCGAAGTTCGGCTTCAGTCCGAAGACGTTCCTGTGGCTCAGCAACGTCCAGCATCCCCACGCGGTCAGTCCCAGCAGCCTGTACATCCTCAGGGAGGAGGCCGTGAGGTTCATGCGCGAGAACCCTGGAGGGGTTGTCTATGTGGATGGAATCGAGTACATGACGTTCTACTCCGAGTTCAGCACCATAGCGAAGTTCCTCTTCACACTCAGGGACTACGCCCTCACAACCGGGGCATACGTGGTTGTGCTGGCCTCCCCCGAGGCCCTGGGACCCACGAAGTTCAACATCCTTGCAAGGGAATTCAGGAGGCCGGATTTCGGAGAGATAGAGGATACCCTCTCAGAGAAAGCATTTTTCGGAACAGTAAGGAAAGAAGACCTCGAGAGGCTCCTCGAGAATGACTCGAGAGACGTGGAAGAAAAGGTTATGCCCGGGGGATCCGAGAATGCCAGCGATAAAGGTGACAAAAACCGAAGCTGAACCCGTGAAGAGGAGGCTAAAGAAGCTGGGCCTCTACGACGGAAAGAGGCGTCCGAAGCGGGAGGGGGAGTTCGTTCTCCTCCCCGTCATCGAAGACCCCCTCCTTCACTCACTCGGCTACGAAGTCCTGCCCTTCGAACTTCCCCTCAGACCCGAGCGGCAGCTTTACAAGAACCTCGAAAGCGTCCTCGCCGGGAGGCTGAGCGAGGAGGAACTGAAGCATCTGCGGCGCTACGACATCGTCGGGGACATAGCGGTAATCCAGGTTCCGAGGGAGCTTTCCCACAGGGTGGACGATATCGTATGGGGTCTCAGAAAGGTCCACCCCTTCATCAGGGTCGTGGCCCAGAAGGGCTTCCACGAAGGTGCCTTCAGGATAAGGGAATACTCGATAATCTGGGGGGAGAAACGGCTGGAAACCGTCCACAGAGAAAACGGAGTGCAGATAAAAGTGGACCTCTCGAAGGCATTCTTCAACCCGCGGATGAAGGGCGAGCGCTACCGTCTGGCCCAGCTTGTCCAAGACGGAGAAAGGATTCTGATCCCATTCGCCGGCGTTCTGCCGTATGCGCTCGTCATAGCCCGCTATAAAAGGGTCAAGATCACCGCGGTGGAGCTGAACAGGGAGGCCTACGAGCTCGGCCTTGAGAACATCGAGCTGAACAGGGAAAGGCTGAGGGGCGAGATAGAGTTCATCCACGGCGACGTTTTCGACGTTCTCCCCCAACTTCCGGCCCACGACAGGGTGATAAGCCCCACGCCGAGGGGCGTTGATGCCCTAAGTCTAACGCTGAGCAGGGCAGAGAAATGGCTGCACTACTACGACTTCGTCCACGAGGCCGACATCGGGGCGTTCAGGACCAGGATAATGGACGCGTGCGCCATGCTCGGAAGGGAGTGCGGGGTCCGCGTAAAGAAGGTGAGCGACTTCAAGCCGCACGTTTTCAAGGTGTGCGCGGACGTGGAGATAAAGGAGAAATAATGAAGATCCTCACTTCTTCCCCAAAAAGTCGAACAGCGTCGCCTGCTTGCCCTTCTTCTTGGGCTTGTCTATCTTCCCGGACTCCTCCGGCTCTTCCACGCTCTCCATCTCTTCCTCGGCCTTCTCAAGCTCCTCCTCGCTTATCTCTTCCTCCGCCTCTTCTCCGACCTCTTCCTCCTCCGCGGGCTCAACCTCTTCCTCGGGCTCCTTCTCAGAGGCAACCCTCACGTGCTCCTCGAGCTCCCCGCGCTCCTTGAGCCTCTTCTCGATGTTCATGCTCTTGCCCCATATCGTCCTGGCTTTCTCCTTGTCCCCGACTATGAACTCGACCTCCTTGAGGTCAAGATCGAGGTAGACGACGAAGTGCGCCGCCATGTCCGGGTTGTACTCGAATATCGCCTTCAGGACGTTGAGGGTCTCCAGGGCTTCGAGCTTCGCCATGTGCATCTCGCTCATTATCTTCTTGAGCACCGAATCCCTCAGTCCCCTTTCGGCCTTGCTCTCCGTGAGGAGCTTTATGGTCTTGGGCGGGTAAATCCTCACGAAGCCCTTCTTTTTGACGCCCGCAACGGCAACCCCCGCCGTCATCATGTCCGTGGCGTACTTCCAGAGGCCGTAGTTCCCCGTCCTCTGCGTCCTGCCGAGGTATATGTCAGCCCTGCTGAGAGCCTCGTAGGCCCTCGCTATGTCCTCGGGCTTGTAGTAGACGTAGGGAAGGTTCTCGTCTATCCACTGGAGGAGCTCGTGGGGGAACATGTCAACGCCGAGCGTTGCCATCCTGGCTTTCTTCGCGTTGTCAGTGGCAAAAATCTGCGCCAGTGCCTGGAAAACGCTCTTCTCGGTGTCGCGGTAGGCCAGAATCTGGGCCGCGTCCTCGACCCCGCCCGTGACGACGGTCTGAAGATCGTTCACCGCGGCACGGAGGTCGCCGCCCGCGTGCTTGGCGATGTCGTAGAGCAGTTCCTTTGGAACCCTCTTGCCCTCGTGGTGGAGTATTCTGGCGAGGGCTTTGATGATGTCGCGCTGGGTCAGGCGCTTGTACTCCACTATCTGCGCCCTGCTCCGTATCTCCCTGGGAACCTCCCAGTAGTGGTTGGCGCTCATTATGATGGGGTTCCTCGCCTTGTCGATGAGCTTCGCTATCTCCCTCGCCCCCGTTGGCTCGATGTTGTCGGCCTCATCGAGGAATATGAGCTTCCGCCTCTTTCCGAGGATGTCCATGGTGTAGGCGGCCTGAACGTAGCGCTCTATCTT contains:
- a CDS encoding DUF835 domain-containing protein: MTEIDAVTFVEGLLLAGVSGYLLIKIRLLHRYGELHKREYSMELSVIFGLFVLAGIALMVAAATESAPPRAPDIVALTAFIVISILSMRELLRKTPGVISPKGVGIKESSVFLVESENEAKLMMKTFHLKGAPVMAISRRPYEEWVSKFGFSPKTFLWLSNVQHPHAVSPSSLYILREEAVRFMRENPGGVVYVDGIEYMTFYSEFSTIAKFLFTLRDYALTTGAYVVVLASPEALGPTKFNILAREFRRPDFGEIEDTLSEKAFFGTVRKEDLERLLENDSRDVEEKVMPGGSENASDKGDKNRS
- the moaA gene encoding GTP 3',8-cyclase MoaA; translated protein: MLYDRFGRPATNLRISLTQDCNYRCFFCHREGQHFNASLELTPSEIERLVRVASRLGIKKVKLTGGEPTVRDDILEIVRRIRPYVVDLSMTTNGSRLKELAKPLAEAGLNRVNVSLHSLKPDVYRRITGVDMLDTVLEGIEEAVKYLSPVKLNMTVMKGLNDGEIWDMVEFAAKTGTILQLIELEAPREMTETRFFRKYFYPLKPVEERLEEMAVETRERRMHRRKKYFVPTDHGVAEVEVVRAMHNTVFCANCTRLRVTSDGKFKTCLLRKNDLIDFATALRNGASDGELVEIFRQVVLMREPYWK
- a CDS encoding replication factor C large subunit: MPREVPWVEKYRPRRLDEIVGQTKAIEQVKAWIGAWLEGKPPKKKALILAGPPGTGKTTTVYALAREYGFEVIELNASDERTYEKIERYVQAAYTMDILGKRRKLIFLDEADNIEPTGAREIAKLIDKARNPIIMSANHYWEVPREIRSRAQIVEYKRLTQRDIIKALARILHHEGKRVPKELLYDIAKHAGGDLRAAVNDLQTVVTGGVEDAAQILAYRDTEKSVFQALAQIFATDNAKKARMATLGVDMFPHELLQWIDENLPYVYYKPEDIARAYEALSRADIYLGRTQRTGNYGLWKYATDMMTAGVAVAGVKKKGFVRIYPPKTIKLLTESKAERGLRDSVLKKIMSEMHMAKLEALETLNVLKAIFEYNPDMAAHFVVYLDLDLKEVEFIVGDKEKARTIWGKSMNIEKRLKERGELEEHVRVASEKEPEEEVEPAEEEEVGEEAEEEISEEELEKAEEEMESVEEPEESGKIDKPKKKGKQATLFDFLGKK
- a CDS encoding class I SAM-dependent methyltransferase family protein, whose translation is MPAIKVTKTEAEPVKRRLKKLGLYDGKRRPKREGEFVLLPVIEDPLLHSLGYEVLPFELPLRPERQLYKNLESVLAGRLSEEELKHLRRYDIVGDIAVIQVPRELSHRVDDIVWGLRKVHPFIRVVAQKGFHEGAFRIREYSIIWGEKRLETVHRENGVQIKVDLSKAFFNPRMKGERYRLAQLVQDGERILIPFAGVLPYALVIARYKRVKITAVELNREAYELGLENIELNRERLRGEIEFIHGDVFDVLPQLPAHDRVISPTPRGVDALSLTLSRAEKWLHYYDFVHEADIGAFRTRIMDACAMLGRECGVRVKKVSDFKPHVFKVCADVEIKEK